A genomic region of bacterium 336/3 contains the following coding sequences:
- a CDS encoding cystathionine beta-lyase, protein MDISYIINELGEERELYMNSVAPPIFQTSMTCFNTVEAMRASLFKESETPFYTRGNNPTTDILRKKLAALEESEDCLVFGSGSAAVAAAVLSCLNSGDHIICVQKPYSWTNKLLNIWLKRFNVSVTMIDGTDTNNYEKAIQSNTKVVFLESPNSFTFELQDIEAVAQIAKKHGLVSIIDNSYATPLNQKPIHMGIDMIVHSGTKYLGGHSDAVAGVLCGSKAHLKKIFEGEFMTLGGVISPFNAWLLLRGLRTLPIRMERVAQTTPQIIDFLADHPKVKKIYYPFHHSHPQYELAKRQMKNPAGQFSIEIEAKNIEEVEMFCNSLKRFLMAASWGSYESLIFPACTLYGSENYSSAPFHWSLIRFYIGLEEADVLIEDLKQAFDKINN, encoded by the coding sequence ATGGATATATCTTATATTATCAATGAATTGGGAGAAGAAAGAGAACTTTATATGAACTCTGTTGCTCCTCCTATCTTTCAAACCTCTATGACTTGTTTTAATACTGTGGAAGCTATGCGGGCAAGTCTTTTTAAAGAATCTGAAACTCCATTTTATACAAGAGGTAATAATCCAACTACTGATATCCTCAGAAAGAAGCTTGCCGCTTTAGAAGAATCTGAAGATTGTCTAGTATTTGGTAGTGGTAGTGCTGCAGTAGCTGCAGCTGTATTGAGTTGTTTAAATAGTGGAGATCATATTATATGTGTTCAAAAACCTTATAGTTGGACTAATAAATTATTAAACATTTGGCTTAAGCGATTTAATGTTTCAGTTACAATGATTGATGGCACAGACACTAATAATTATGAAAAAGCTATTCAATCAAATACAAAAGTAGTATTTCTTGAAAGCCCTAATTCATTTACTTTTGAATTACAAGATATTGAAGCAGTTGCTCAGATAGCCAAAAAGCATGGTTTAGTTAGCATTATAGATAATAGTTATGCAACACCATTAAACCAAAAACCTATTCATATGGGGATAGATATGATTGTTCATTCTGGAACAAAGTATTTAGGAGGACACAGTGATGCTGTTGCTGGTGTACTTTGTGGTAGTAAAGCTCATTTGAAGAAAATTTTTGAAGGAGAATTTATGACTTTGGGAGGGGTTATTTCACCTTTTAATGCTTGGCTTCTTCTAAGAGGACTTAGAACTTTACCTATTCGTATGGAGAGGGTTGCCCAAACAACGCCCCAAATTATTGATTTCTTAGCCGACCATCCTAAAGTAAAAAAGATTTATTATCCGTTTCATCATTCGCATCCACAATATGAATTAGCAAAACGCCAAATGAAAAATCCTGCGGGGCAGTTTTCTATTGAAATTGAGGCAAAGAACATTGAGGAAGTAGAGATGTTTTGTAATTCGTTGAAACGTTTTTTGATGGCAGCCTCTTGGGGAAGTTATGAATCACTGATATTTCCTGCATGTACATTATATGGTTCAGAAAATTATAGCTCTGCTCCTTTTCATTGGAGTTTGATACGTTTTTATATTGGCTTGGAGGAAGCAGATGTACTAATTGAAGATTTAAAACAGGCTTTTGATAAGATAAATAATTAA
- a CDS encoding threonyl-tRNA synthetase has translation MDKIKITLPDGAVKEYNKGTTALDVALSISEGLARNVLSAKINGIVQDVTRPINQDAHLQLLTWKDTEGKATFWHSSAHLMAEAIEAILPGTKFGIGPAIETGFYYDIDTGDKALTQEDFAKIEAKMLELARQKNEYIRSEISKADAIKYFQEKGDEYKLELLNRLNDGEITFYQQGNFTDLCRGPHIPNTGFIKAVKLMNVAGAYWLGQTDRKQLTRVYAVTFPQDKELKEYLHLLEEAKKRDHRKLGQELELFTFSENVGKGLPLWLPKGTLLRERLEQFLRKAQMKAGYSPVVTPHIGSKKLYEISGHWEKYGADSFQPIHTPEEDELFLLKPMNCPHHCEIYKSKPRSYKDLPLRLAEFGTVYRYEQSGELHGLTRVRGFTQDDAHIFCTAEQVRSEFGKVIDLVLYVFKALGFEEYTAQISLRHQTERQKYIGKEEDWDKAEADIQAVALEKGLNTVVEYGEAAFYGPKLDFMVRDALGRKWQLGTIQVDYQLPDRFELEYVGSDNQKHRPVMIHRAPFGSMERFIAVLTEHCAGNFPLWLAPEQIAVLPISERFNEYAKEVLNILAEKDIRGYVDERDEKIQRKIRDAEVKKIPYMLVVGEKEQENNSLSIRRHGQGDLGSFKIEDFISKFNEEVTEATVVK, from the coding sequence TAGATGTGGCTCTAAGTATCAGCGAAGGATTAGCTCGTAACGTACTTTCTGCAAAAATAAATGGAATTGTACAAGATGTTACACGCCCCATTAATCAAGATGCTCACCTACAATTATTAACATGGAAAGATACAGAAGGAAAAGCTACATTTTGGCATTCCTCTGCTCACTTAATGGCTGAAGCCATTGAAGCTATATTGCCAGGAACAAAATTTGGTATTGGTCCAGCGATTGAAACGGGTTTCTACTATGATATAGATACAGGAGATAAAGCTTTAACACAAGAAGATTTTGCTAAAATAGAAGCAAAAATGTTAGAGCTTGCTCGCCAAAAAAATGAATATATACGTTCAGAGATATCTAAAGCAGATGCTATTAAATATTTTCAAGAAAAAGGAGATGAGTATAAATTAGAACTTTTAAATAGACTGAATGATGGTGAAATCACATTCTATCAACAAGGAAATTTTACAGACCTTTGTCGTGGACCTCATATTCCTAATACAGGTTTTATTAAAGCTGTAAAACTAATGAATGTTGCAGGAGCTTACTGGCTTGGACAAACTGATAGAAAACAATTAACAAGAGTTTATGCAGTTACATTTCCCCAAGATAAAGAGCTAAAAGAATATTTACATTTACTAGAAGAAGCAAAGAAAAGAGATCATAGAAAACTTGGGCAAGAATTAGAATTATTCACTTTTTCTGAAAATGTTGGTAAAGGTTTACCTCTATGGTTACCAAAAGGAACTTTATTGAGAGAACGCTTAGAACAATTTTTAAGAAAAGCTCAAATGAAGGCAGGTTATTCTCCTGTAGTTACACCTCATATTGGAAGTAAGAAGTTATATGAGATTTCTGGACATTGGGAAAAATATGGAGCAGACTCTTTTCAGCCTATTCATACACCAGAAGAGGATGAATTATTCTTGCTTAAACCTATGAATTGTCCACATCATTGTGAAATTTATAAGTCAAAACCTCGCTCTTACAAAGATTTGCCTCTACGTTTAGCAGAGTTTGGAACAGTATATCGTTATGAGCAAAGTGGAGAATTACATGGACTTACTCGTGTGAGAGGTTTTACTCAAGATGATGCTCATATTTTTTGTACAGCAGAGCAAGTTCGTAGTGAATTTGGAAAAGTAATAGATTTGGTTTTATATGTTTTCAAAGCTTTAGGTTTTGAAGAATATACAGCACAAATTTCTCTACGTCATCAAACAGAAAGACAAAAATATATAGGAAAAGAGGAGGATTGGGACAAAGCAGAAGCAGATATACAAGCCGTAGCTTTAGAAAAAGGTCTAAATACAGTTGTAGAGTATGGAGAGGCTGCATTTTATGGACCAAAATTAGATTTTATGGTACGTGATGCTTTGGGTAGAAAATGGCAACTAGGTACAATACAAGTAGATTACCAACTTCCTGATCGTTTTGAACTAGAGTATGTTGGTTCTGATAATCAAAAACATCGTCCTGTAATGATTCATAGAGCTCCATTTGGTTCAATGGAACGCTTTATTGCAGTACTTACAGAACATTGTGCAGGTAATTTCCCTTTGTGGTTGGCTCCTGAGCAAATTGCAGTTTTACCAATTTCTGAACGATTCAATGAGTATGCAAAGGAAGTCTTAAATATCTTAGCTGAAAAAGATATTAGAGGATATGTAGACGAAAGAGATGAGAAAATACAACGTAAAATCAGAGATGCTGAAGTGAAAAAAATTCCTTATATGCTTGTAGTAGGTGAAAAAGAGCAAGAAAATAACAGTCTATCAATTCGTAGACATGGACAAGGAGATTTAGGTAGTTTTAAAATTGAAGATTTTATATCCAAATTCAATGAAGAAGTAACAGAAGCTACTGTAGTTAAATAA
- a CDS encoding carbonate dehydratase — MAVDVSIYQQMLLNNEKWVTEKIEKEPGYFEDLAKGQSPKFLWIGCSDSRVPAEEVTGAKPGEVFVHRNIANLVVHTDLNFLSVLQYAVQVLHVQHIIVCGHYGCGGVISSMKNTDFGLVNKWLWNIKEVYFKHREELDNIEDEKIKADRLVELNVKEQVYNLAETSFVQKAWANRELSIHGWVFDLKTGKIKDLDVLVDDPKTLHPIFQYNLGD; from the coding sequence ATGGCAGTAGATGTAAGTATTTACCAACAAATGTTACTTAATAATGAAAAATGGGTAACAGAAAAGATTGAAAAAGAACCAGGTTATTTTGAGGATCTCGCTAAAGGCCAGAGTCCCAAATTTTTATGGATAGGTTGCTCTGATAGTCGAGTACCTGCTGAAGAAGTAACTGGAGCTAAACCAGGCGAAGTTTTTGTACACAGAAATATTGCTAATTTGGTAGTTCATACAGATTTGAATTTTTTAAGTGTTTTGCAATACGCTGTTCAAGTATTACATGTACAACATATTATTGTATGTGGGCATTATGGTTGTGGTGGTGTAATATCTTCCATGAAGAATACAGATTTTGGCTTGGTTAATAAATGGCTTTGGAATATTAAAGAAGTATATTTCAAACATCGTGAAGAGCTTGACAACATCGAAGATGAAAAGATAAAAGCTGATAGACTTGTAGAGTTAAATGTAAAAGAGCAAGTTTATAACCTTGCAGAAACATCCTTTGTGCAAAAGGCATGGGCTAATAGAGAGTTGAGCATTCATGGTTGGGTGTTTGACTTAAAAACAGGAAAAATAAAAGATTTAGATGTTTTAGTAGATGACCCTAAAACACTTCATCCCATCTTTCAGTATAATTTAGGAGATTAA